gtcctccagcagccgttccctaatgatgcgacctcgatgagctggcgcattgtcgtccatgaagatgaaattaggcctgtgttcttCATGCAGAGACTGGATTAATgaggttattcaagtagtatgggcctgtcactgtaccatttacaaagtgcacggcagttctgtacataggcgtatttcagcttcataaatgacccccaaagtgccTGACCACCTCCAAATGTAGTGTCAGATAAagatctttttattgattttttttttttataaatacacaAGTAACACATATAATCTTGTAAAGCTTTGTACAAAGACCCAATTCGGGTATATTGACAATAGATTATAACTAACAATTTCAGGGCAAAAAAAACCATAACCACCCTCCCCTGAACAGCATCGCACCTAGACTACAGATCTCGCCTAtcttagtagacaggtaaataccaCGGGCAAACATGTATCCCGCAGACCCCCTAGAACAGCACGATTTTGGCCTAACCTTCTTAAGTATTGCCCCCTCCAATCCGGACATGCAACAGTCGCCTTGATGGTAACCCTGGTGTCATTAGCCAGGGGCCGCAAATAGAGTGAAAATTTTTATCTGCTCCTCTTTTATGATATACTCCCTTCTCTAACCTGATTACCTCGTTCACACATACGATAAACTCTTCTTCAGTTGGCACTCTGGAGATAAAGATCTCTTGCCTCCCGAAGCTACTACCacaagcatgatttttttttttttatgtagcctgtcaccaggaaagtcactggtaaaccagacatactgccttgTAGAGCtatctcagctgaatgtaatgatacctttcacttaacaatccattgcttcattctgcaTAAGTACTTAAGTACTAAGCACATTactagttaagtgcactgagggaggGGCCTAAACACTCTGTGCATTCTTGCTTCTCTTGTcagcccttccctctcctctgtgattgacagggccagattcCTGCGTACTCACCTTGCCTGGCTGGCTGTCAATCAAGTAGTAAAGGGACATTCTCAGTGCAATTAGAGCTGACATCCTGAACATGACAATTGAGttttcctgtgtgaattctctcatgtctaacaagatatgatttataTTGAAAAcgtttttcacattctgaacatgaaaacggcttctcccctgtgtggattttttgatgtttaacaagatccgATTtcaggttaaaacatttcccacattctgagcataaaAACGGCTTCTCCCGTTTGTGAAATTTCTCATGCTTAACGAGATATGATTTGCGTTTAAAACATCTCCCACATTCTaagcatgaaaatggtttctcccctaTGTGAATTATCTCATgcataacaagatgtgatttacggCTAAAAGTTTTCTCACagactgaacatgaaaatggtttctcccctgtgtgaattctctgatgtttaacaagatccgATTTATAGCTAAAActtttttcacattctgaacatgaaaatgcccTCACCCCTGTGTGAATTATCTGATGTCTACCAAGATCTGCTTTCTGTGtgaaagatttcccacattcagaacacaAGAATGGCTTCTCACCTGTGTGGATTCGTTGATGAATAATGAGATCCGATTTCTGGTTAAaacctttcccacattctgaacatgaaaatggcttctcccctttgTGAAATTTCTGATGCCTAACAAAATGTGATTTACGTTTAAaatattttccacattctgagcatgaaaatggcttctcctctTTATGAACTTCCTTATGCATAACAACATGTGACTTAGttttaaaacatttaccacattctgagcatgaaaatggcttctcccctgtgtgagttctctgatgcatAACAACATGTGATTTACGGctaaaacttttcccacattgtgaacatgaaaatggcttctcccctgtgtgagttctctgatgtttaacaagatctgatttacatATAAAACGTTtttcacattctgagcatgaaaatggcttctcccctgtgtgaattctctgatgcatAACAAGAATTGATTTGCggttaaaacatttaccacattctgagcatgaaaaagccttctcccctgtgtgagttctttgaCGCTGAACGCTTCTTCTGTGACTTTTATTTAGCTTAACAGTCTGTAATGAATCAGGATATCTGAATTCATCCAAAGGATCAGATGATAGATCTTTGCTGTGAAATGCTGAGAATACATCTGAGACAATGGCATGCTCTTCCGGTTTATCTTCTGTGACAAAACAAACATCTGTTTTAAAATCTGAAGATATAAGATGTTCCTCTGAGCTCCTGGTACAATAATCTGCCAAGAATAAatcagatttttattatttttaaataacaTAACCTTTGCACTATATTGCCGTTTAataacatttctatataaatgacAGGACATTGAGAAAAATTCAATTATTGACTGTGGTGGGAAAACAGATCACAATCTAACAGTAGACCAGTAGCCAGGACCAGTAGATCATGATGTTCATGCtaaacataccgtatttttcgctttataagacgcacccgagtttttagaggaggaaaataagaaagatttttttttcatcatacctcatatcagatccttaaatcagacccccatatcgggacatcagatcagaaccccatcagacctataTTCCAACCCCCCCTATATCACACctgaatataaataaattaactctCCTGCTCCCCCTGGCTACTGTCTAGGTCCGGCGGTTCCTCCTGCAGTtggcgctccctggtcttctccagcCCATGCTGCACTGTCCCCGGACTGCGTACTGTGTAaggtcatagtgcgcacactatgtcctgacgctgtaggcagtcaggacagtgcagcgtggCCCCAGGGCAAATGGCCAGGGAGGCTGAGCACAAGCAGCGCTTCACTCCCCGCACCTACTGCATACTGGTGAACGCTTCCATAACAAAAGCGCTCActcgtattcgctttataagacacactgccattttaccctcacttttggggggaagttagtcttataaagcgaaaatacGGTAAATCTCAAACATGATACAAAACCAAACTATACAATATGTTTATTCAGACAAAGATACATCATAACACAAATTTAACATGTAAATTAATGCGATATAGACAGACACATCTACATCTattacacacatactgtatacaaTAAACATGTAGTATATACCTGTTGCTCATATATACACATTACTCAAACaaagatacacacacacattcaatGCATGCCTATACGTATATAAAATCATCTAAAGCGCTGTGCTGACTGTTAAAACCAGgcagtattaaaaataaaatacatgacCAAGTTCAGGGGAATGTGCACCAAGTAcaaaatatactgtatgtactggtcaaAAGTTTTAGAACACATTCATATCTACTGTTACTGTTATTGGCATTTTAACTGTCCACGTCCAGCGAAAAGTGTGAAAATGTACAAAGGAATAAAAAtaaggttaaaaaataaacattaatatGAATTTTAACCTGAAAAGCCACAAAAATTAGAATTTCAGTGTTAAACCAGAGAAATTTTTTCAGAGAATACATAAATGTTTAACAATGAACAGCCGCTCTGCAGGACAGAAAACTAATTAACCCGTAGGCGACCTGAACAGTAAATGTACGGCGCCGCAGGTCGTGACTTAAAGAACAGCGGTATACATGTACATCGctctgatcaggcgggtgcaAGAGCTGAAACTGTTCGATCGGCAGCAGGGACCCAGCTAGTACTGACAGCCAAGTCTTTGCTGTATACACCAGCGTATTAAAAGGGGTTATTCTCAAATATAGAGTATATAAGTAAGGCAGCACTCACCATTTGTCGTATAAAAATCCTTTATTCGGCTAAACAgacatatacaggtccttctcaaaaaattagcatattgtgataaagttcattattttctgtaatgtactgataaacattagactttcatatattttagattcattacacacaactgaagtagttcaagccttttcttgttttaatattgatgattttggcatacagctcatgaaaacccaaaattcctatctaaaaaattagcatatcatgaaaaggttctctaaacgagctattaacctaatcatctgaatcaactaattaactctaaacacctgcaaaagattcctgaggctttcaaaaactcccagcctggttcattactcaaaaccgcaatcatgggtaagactgccgacctgactgctgtccagaaggccatcattgacaccctcaagcaagagggtaagacacagaaagaaatttctgaacgaataggctgttcccagagtgctgtatcaaggcacctcagtgggaagtctgtaggaaggaaaaagtgtggcagaaaacgctgcacaacgagaagaggagaccggaccctgaggaagattgtggagaaggaccaattccagaccttgggggacctgcggaagcagtggactgagtctggagtagaaacatccagagccaccgtgtacaggcgtgtgcaggaaatgggctacaggtgccgcattccccaagtcaagccacttttgaaccagaaacagtggcagaagcgcctgacctgggctacagagaagacgcactggactgttgctcagtggtccaaagtacttttttcggatgaaagcaaattttgcatgtcattcggaaatcaaggtgccagagtctggaggaagactggggagagggaaatgccaaaatgcctgaagtccagtgtcaagtacccacagtcagtgatggtctggggtgccatgtcagctgctggtgtttgtccactgtgttttatcaagggcagggtcaatgcagctagctatcaggagattttggagcacttcatgcttccatctgctgaaaagctttatggagatgaagatttcatttttcagcacgacctggcacctgctcacagtgccaaaaccactggtaaatggtttactgaccctggtattactgtgctcaattggcctgccaactctcctgacctgaacctcatagagaatctgtgggatattgggtggagaaagttgagagacgcaagacccaacactctggatgagcttaaggccgctatcgaagcatcctgggcctccataacacctcagcagtgccacaggctgattgcctccatgccacgccgcattgaagcagtcatttctgcagaaggattcccgaccaagtattgagtgcataactgaacttaattatttgaaggttgacttttttttgtattaaaaacacttttcttttattggtcggatgaaatatgctaattttttttatataggaatttggggttttcatgagctgtatgccaaaatcatcaatattaaaacaagaaaaggcttgaactacttcagttgtgtgtaatgaatctaaaatatatgaaagtctaatgtttatcagtacattacagaaaataatgaactttatcacaatatgctaattttttgagaaggacctgtacatGTGTGGCAGGGGCGGACAAACTTTCCTGCAGTCAAAGGAGAAGGCCGTTTCGAGCAGGGGCGCTTCTTCTGGCCACTGACGTAGTATTTTATGTGCTGCTCTGCACAATTATCATGGTAATCAAATAATAAATTGATTTATCGCAATGCAGCATGTGTATTAACATATGTATCTCGCATTTAAAAACAAGCAACAGTAATCAAACAAGCGCTACCCTAGATATTCATTATTTTTTAGAGGAAAACTGTAAAAATTCTTATCATTTAAGCCTAAAGGACCTAAGGCTTTTGTTCGGATAATCCATCTTTCCTCTTTTTGTAAAAGCAggcggtgcctgtcaccaccttgTGGAGGAGGGGTACATATTCAATACCTGAAAAGCTCAGACAGTTTATGTTTCCCCCATGTGCTTCCCTTACGTGACTTATCAATcttggacatcctctaccagatttTAATCGAGTTCAAATGTACTCTGAACCTTTGATATATGCATGTAATGGTTTTGCCCACATAAAAACGTCCGCATTGACACATTACCAGATATACAATGTATGTACTTCAAGTTATGAAGCTATCAACTTTATGGTATACTGTATACCCCCAAAAAGCAGAATTTTATTTTGAGCATTATACCTACAGAAGGCACAGTTTCCACATTTAAAATTTCCTTTTGGTCTCCTATCTTGTAGACAATTTCTGTTCTTTTTTTTCTACATATCTACTTCTCACCAGCATATCTTTTATGGTGTGACTTCTTCTAAATGTTATTATTATCGGTCTAATTTAGTAAACTCTTCTAAGCTACTATCCCTTTTCAAGATATCCCAATTatggcttgttcacatgaccgtgtgaagcccgtgctgtggaccgcaaattgcagtctgcaatgcacgggcaacgaccgtggcccagccgcatggggatcgcggacccatttacttgaatgggtccgcgatccgtccattacgcaaaaagatagaacttgctctgtttgcagtgcagaggcacggaatggaaccctaggaagcactccgtagtgcttccgtagtgttctgttccgcatccccggatttgcggacccattgaagtgaattggtctgcatccatgatgcggaatgcacactgaatggtgcctgtgtattgcggatccgcaaatgcgggcagttcgtgtgaatgagcccttactttgTATTATTTCACGTATATTTTCTGCCATCGGACTGTATCTAAAGAAAGACTAATCTTTTTTGGTCTTCCCCATTATTCCCTTTTCTTTTGTTATTCCCCTTTAACAAATCTTGCTGGGAGATTTTACCAGCTTTCTCCACAGCTAATTCAAGGGATTTTTCCGGGTATCCTCTCTTCAACGGTCTTTCCTTTAGTACCAAGGCTTATGTTTTGTAACCCATTTTTGTGCTATTTAttcttcttagggctcatgcccacgaatgtaagggctccgtgcccgtgctgcgggcagcaaattgcggtccgccatGCACGGGCaaagaccgtggggcagccgcatgcgaatcgcgtacccattcacttgaatggggtctgcgatccgcagacGGTGCGCACCGCAAAGAAGTagggcatgcgctacttttttgcagtgcggaggcacggccggaAACACTGGGGAGTGACACCAGTGTCATGCACTTTTGCGAATATATATCTGGCAAGGTTTGAGGACAGGTTTATTTTTTCAGTGGATAATCCATTCTTGTGTCATATAAAAACATATTTGAGATATGTCGATGATGTTTTTGTAGTGTGGTCAGGAAAATGAGGTACAATGTGCTGAGTTTGTAACCTATTTCAATGAAAAGAACGATATGAATATGAAGTTCACCTATAATTAGGGCAATCAGACTTTGCAGTTTCTGGATGTGGCTGTCGTGGTGAGGGGCTATGAGTTGCTCACGGAGGGCCAtcgtaagcccacggcgaccaactccttgctgcACCACAACGGTTTTCATCTTaggagtgtaaaaaaaaaaaataatctgtcccCTATGGCCAATTTATTAGGGTAAGAAGAATAAATAGCACAAAAATGAGTTACGAAACACAAGCCTCAGACCTAAAAGGAAAGACTGTTGGAGAGAGGGTACCCGGAAAAAAAACCTTGAATTAGCTATGGAGAAAGCTGGTAAAATCTCGCAGCAAGATTAGTGAAGAGGGAATAACAAAAGAAAAGGGAATAATAGGGAAGACCAAAAAAGATTAGTCTTTTCCTTTAGATACAGTCcaagtaatttgcatatgtatcaaatattttttttttttttttacacaattaaaAGCAcccagagctgtggggactgggtattgcggatgtgcgagcggccatctagcaacccatgtcctcagctctatacacaaaatcccggtgacaggttccctttaagcaaaaggTACCGTCCCTCTGAGTCCACTACAGAGTCAATATAttgaaaattgaattttttatggAACCCCTATACTAACTCTAGAAACAGAGCTCAAACTAGGGGCATGGGGTCATTTCCAATCAGATATATGCCAATTTTctgacatatacagtcaggtccaaaaaatttgagacattgacacaattctaacatttttgtctctatacaccaccacaatggatttgaaataaaacaaacaagatgtgctttaactgcagactgtcagctttaatttgagggtatttacatccaaatcaggtgaacggtgcaggaattacaacagttttcatatgtgcctcccacttgtaaagtgaccaaaagaaatgggacaattggcttctcagctgttccatggccaggtgtgtgttattccctcattatccaaattacaatgagcagataaaaggtccagagttcatttcaagtctgctatttgcatttggaatctgttgctgtcaactctcaagatgagatccaaagagctgtcactatcagtgaagcaagccatcattaggctgaaaaaacaaaacaaacccatcacagagatagcaaaaacatcaggCGCGGCCaaataactgtttggaacattcttaaaaagaaggaacgcaccggtgagctcagcaacaccaaaagacccggaagaccacggaaaacaactgtggtggatgaccgaagaattcttaccttggtgaagaaaacacctgtcacagcagttggccagatcaagaacactctccaggaggtaggtgtatgtgtgtcaaagtcaacaatcaagagaagacttcaccatagtgaatacagagggttcaccacaagatgtaaaccattggtgagcctcaaaaacaggaaggtcagattagagtttgccaaacgacatctaaaaaagccttcacagttctggaacaacatcctatggacagatgagaccaagatcaacttgtaccagagtgatgggaagagaagagtatggagaaggaaaggaactgctcatgatcctaagcataccacctcatcagtgaagcatggtggtggtagtgtcatggcgtgggcatgtatggctgccaatggaagtggttctcttgtatttattaatgatgtgaccgctgacaaaagcagcaggatgaattctgaagtgtttcgggcaatattatctgctcatattcagccaaatgcttcagaactcattggactgcgcttcacagtgcagatggacaatgacccaaagcatactgcaaaagcaaccaaagagttttttaagggaaagaagtggaatgttatgcaatggccatggTTATGAACTTAGGAAACCCCTATAATAGCATTCTCAGGTGTTGTGTTCTGGTCTGAATTGCTAACAAGTGTACATTTAACAGAGGATGAAGGTCAACAAAAGACAAATGAGGTACGTGCATGAGCCTTCCCGCGAAAGTTAGCAAGAGCTGCAACGCTTATTCACATAAGTCATAGACAGGAAGGACAGAGAGACAGCCATAATTAGTTAACCACGGTACTGTCCAAATGAGAAGCTTCACTCACAGTAGTGTCCAAATCTACCATCTCACAATAAGAACTTAAGAGACTTGTTTTTATGTGCGACTGCCTAGGAAGGTAGAGGTGGGAAGGCTTCTTCTTATGGCATGGGAAGCCAAGATTTGATTTCCAGCGGGGCCATTTTCAGATTTTCCCAAACCAATATCAGATCCTACGGATGCTTGACAGAGAGCGACTTGCCAGGAGAGAATATGGTCAATTCAAAAGGGAATAGCCAGCGGTATGGGACACAGTTCACCCTTAGATGAGGGTGAGAGTCTTCAATTACCTGCGTCTAAGCAGGGTAGAGGTAAGCTAAGTATTCACACAGCTGCAAACTGGAACCCTCAAACGAGAACTCCTGAAGTGCTCTAGAGCTCTAGAAGCTGTTAAGATGGCTGCTGCATCCATGTAGCCGAGTATCCCGTAAACAATGTCTCTATGACGTTCTTCCACTGCCGGCTTAGGGCGTAGAGCTCTGTGAATTTGCTTTTTAACAATAGAGGCCCAAGCAGATCTGTGAAAATACGACTCCCTGTGATTGGGATCGAGTCTCTCTGGTAAGTCTCAGACAGGCCTGTTATCCAGATATTTCTCCTCCTGCTTGTATTTTCTTCAGAAGCTGCAGAGCAGAGTTGTTGATGAAGGAGCACTCCAGTGCTCCACTGAACTGCATTGATTTGAATCTTCTGGTGGGTCTGTTCCAGGGCTTCTACGCTGTTGCCAGTGTTGCAAATAACCTGCTTGATATCAAAATAGTCTGTGGCAATCTGTGCCAGTGCCTTGGCAAGTGCTTTTTTCAAGAATCTTCTGGACATGGTAATTGAGTCAGCGGGGTCCTGGCTTCCAGCAATGTTCTCCTTATCCAACATCTCCACCAGAGGAGCTTATAATTTGATCTGGATACGAGAAGTTGATGAATGGATGactgctagagttgagcgaagcgagcttcagatgcttaatccgaagtcgcttcattcaaaactttggaataatactgtacggagattcgtctccatACATTATTAGAATGTATGGACTAGTACCGACTATTTAGAAATCCTCCCTTGATCTGCAATAAAAAGAACCCTAGTTTTAGGGATAAATTGATACATGCAGATCTGGGTAGCCCGAAAGAAACAATGAGACAAAGCACATTTAGAACAGTGAGAAAAGGCACCTTTCCGTGCCTCCATTGTTTCCAATGTTCTCACATTATTAAAGGTTCAGAATTTTACCATCCCCACACGGGACAAGCCTTTAAGGTGAAGGGGTTTTACACATGTAAATGTTATTTATATGATAAAATGTCCATGTGGTCTGGCGTATATAGGGGAAACAATGCAAGCTGTAAAACATAGAATAGGGAAACATAAATCCACCATAAGAACAAAAATCCTACTATTTCCACTGCCCTATCATTTTGGTAAATGTAGACGTACTGTGTCACAGCGGAGATTTCAGGTGCCTGAAGAAATAAAGAGACCAAGAAGAGGGGGAGATATCAAGAAGCTGTTGTTACGTAGAGAGGCTTACTGGATTCACACCCTGAACACTATGCATCCCAGAGGTTTAAATCGCGAATATGAGATTGCACGTTTGTAGGGAGTATTTTGTTGATATTCCAGATCACTGATCGGTCAttctttatataatttttttatagacTTCATTGTCCCGTTGATCTTCTCAATGGATAGCATAGTATCCTTTACTTACCTGCTTATGTTTTGTATGAAGTGAAACCTGGATGTTGATTCGTGCTGATCCGGATACCGCTGGTAgctgggcgtctgacgtcacttgtATTTTAATTGAGATTGTTATATAAGTAATGTGTTTGTCTTGATTATGTATTATTGATAAAGGCTttgtgccgaaacgcgtc
The sequence above is a segment of the Bufo bufo chromosome 4, aBufBuf1.1, whole genome shotgun sequence genome. Coding sequences within it:
- the LOC120999536 gene encoding gastrula zinc finger protein XlCGF57.1-like isoform X1, yielding MDRDGDKMAESIINLTLEILLRLTGEEYTVVKKTSSEHCQAPVSEGRGGILSPISRPTPHIPIHEKVNREKVLELTNKIIELLTGEVPIRCQDVAVYFSMEESEYLEEYKDLYKNVMMEDHQPPIKEERTTPSPLLLQDERCPIPLLLQDGSEEHQSIPYDDQIDGNKLLNLDKDLTNIKAEDTYVRGDEQIIEDIPTDNHPDYCTRSSEEHLISSDFKTDVCFVTEDKPEEHAIVSDVFSAFHSKDLSSDPLDEFRYPDSLQTVKLNKSHRRSVQRQRTHTGEKAFSCSECGKCFNRKSILVMHQRIHTGEKPFSCSECEKRFICKSDLVKHQRTHTGEKPFSCSQCGKSFSRKSHVVMHQRTHTGEKPFSCSECGKCFKTKSHVVMHKEVHKEEKPFSCSECGKYFKRKSHFVRHQKFHKGEKPFSCSECGKGFNQKSDLIIHQRIHTGEKPFLCSECGKSFTQKADLGRHQIIHTGVRAFSCSECEKSFSYKSDLVKHQRIHTGEKPFSCSVCEKTFSRKSHLVMHEIIHIGEKPFSCLECGRCFKRKSYLVKHEKFHKREKPFLCSECGKCFNLKSDLVKHQKIHTGEKPFSCSECEKRFQYKSYLVRHERIHTGKLNCHVQDVSSNCTENVPLLLD
- the LOC120999536 gene encoding gastrula zinc finger protein XlCGF57.1-like isoform X3 gives rise to the protein MDWDGDKMAESIINLTLEILLRLTGEECTVVKKTSSEHCQAPVSEGWGGILSPISRPTPHIPIHEKVNREKILELTNKIIELLTGEVPIRCQDVAVYFSMEESEYLEEYKDLYKNVMMEDHQPPIKEERTTPSPLLLQDERCPIPLLLQDGSEEHQSIPYDDQIDGNKLLNLDKDLTNIKAEDTYVRGDEQIIEDIPTDNHPDYCTRSSEEHLISSDFKTDVCFVTEDKPEEHAIVSDVFSAFHSKDLSSDPLDEFRYPDSLQTVKLNKSHRRSVQRQRTHTGEKAFSCSECGKCFNRKSILVMHQRIHTGEKPFSCSECEKRFICKSDLVKHQRTHTGEKPFSCSQCGKSFSRKSHVVMHQRTHTGEKPFSCSECGKCFKTKSHVVMHKEVHKEEKPFSCSECGKYFKRKSHFVRHQKFHKGEKPFSCSECGKGFNQKSDLIIHQRIHTGEKPFLCSECGKSFTQKADLGRHQIIHTGVRAFSCSECEKSFSYKSDLVKHQRIHTGEKPFSCSVCEKTFSRKSHLVMHEIIHIGEKPFSCLECGRCFKRKSYLVKHEKFHKREKPFLCSECGKCFNLKSDLVKHQKIHTGEKPFSCSECEKRFQYKSYLVRHERIHTGKLNCHVQDVSSNCTENVPLLLD
- the LOC120999536 gene encoding gastrula zinc finger protein XlCGF57.1-like isoform X2, yielding MDRDGDKMAESIINLTLEILLRLTGKEYTVMKKTSSEHCQAPVPEGRGGILSLISRPTPPVPIHEKVNREMILELTNKIIELLTGEVPIRCQDVAVYFSMEESEYLEEYKDLYKNVMMEDHQPPIKEERTTPSPLLLQDERCPIPLLLQDGSEEHQSIPYDDQIDGNKLLNLDKDLTNIKAEDTYVRGDEQIIEDIPTDNHPDYCTRSSEEHLISSDFKTDVCFVTEDKPEEHAIVSDVFSAFHSKDLSSDPLDEFRYPDSLQTVKLNKSHRRSVQRQRTHTGEKAFSCSECGKCFNRKSILVMHQRIHTGEKPFSCSECEKRFICKSDLVKHQRTHTGEKPFSCSQCGKSFSRKSHVVMHQRTHTGEKPFSCSECGKCFKTKSHVVMHKEVHKEEKPFSCSECGKYFKRKSHFVRHQKFHKGEKPFSCSECGKGFNQKSDLIIHQRIHTGEKPFLCSECGKSFTQKADLGRHQIIHTGVRAFSCSECEKSFSYKSDLVKHQRIHTGEKPFSCSVCEKTFSRKSHLVMHEIIHIGEKPFSCLECGRCFKRKSYLVKHEKFHKREKPFLCSECGKCFNLKSDLVKHQKIHTGEKPFSCSECEKRFQYKSYLVRHERIHTGKLNCHVQDVSSNCTENVPLLLD
- the LOC120999536 gene encoding gastrula zinc finger protein XlCGF57.1-like isoform X5, which gives rise to MDRDGDKMAESIINLTLEILLRLTGEEYTVVKKTSSEHCQAPVFEGWGRTWGTISGQTPRLMIHGKLNKEEILELTNKIFALLTGEVPIRCQDVAVYFSMEESEYLEEHKDMYKSVMIEDHQPLTSSVRSSKRTRPDRYPSPLLPQYGSEEHRNDQLLNPGKDPNNIKAEETYVRSDEQIIEDILAVNHPDYCTRSSEEHLISSDFKTDVCFVTEDKPEEHAIVSDVFSAFHSKDLSSDPLDEFRYPDSLQTVKLNKSHRRSVQRQRTHTGEKAFSCSECGKCFNRKSILVMHQRIHTGEKPFSCSECEKRFICKSDLVKHQRTHTGEKPFSCSQCGKSFSRKSHVVMHQRTHTGEKPFSCSECGKCFKTKSHVVMHKEVHKEEKPFSCSECGKYFKRKSHFVRHQKFHKGEKPFSCSECGKGFNQKSDLIIHQRIHTGEKPFLCSECGKSFTQKADLGRHQIIHTGVRAFSCSECEKSFSYKSDLVKHQRIHTGEKPFSCSVCEKTFSRKSHLVMHEIIHIGEKPFSCLECGRCFKRKSYLVKHEKFHKREKPFLCSECGKCFNLKSDLVKHQKIHTGEKPFSCSECEKRFQYKSYLVRHERIHTGKLNCHVQDVSSNCTENVPLLLD
- the LOC120999536 gene encoding gastrula zinc finger protein XlCGF57.1-like isoform X4, giving the protein MDRDRNKMAESIINLTLEILFQVTGEEYTVVKKTSSEHCQAPVFEGWGRTWGTISGQTPRLMIHGKLNKEEILELTNKIFALLTGEVPIRCQDVAVYFSMEESEYLEEHKDMYKSVMIEDHQPLTSSVRSSKRTRPDRYPSPLLPQYGSEEHRNDQLLNPGKDPNNIKAEETYVRSDEQIIEDILAVNHPDYCTRSSEEHLISSDFKTDVCFVTEDKPEEHAIVSDVFSAFHSKDLSSDPLDEFRYPDSLQTVKLNKSHRRSVQRQRTHTGEKAFSCSECGKCFNRKSILVMHQRIHTGEKPFSCSECEKRFICKSDLVKHQRTHTGEKPFSCSQCGKSFSRKSHVVMHQRTHTGEKPFSCSECGKCFKTKSHVVMHKEVHKEEKPFSCSECGKYFKRKSHFVRHQKFHKGEKPFSCSECGKGFNQKSDLIIHQRIHTGEKPFLCSECGKSFTQKADLGRHQIIHTGVRAFSCSECEKSFSYKSDLVKHQRIHTGEKPFSCSVCEKTFSRKSHLVMHEIIHIGEKPFSCLECGRCFKRKSYLVKHEKFHKREKPFLCSECGKCFNLKSDLVKHQKIHTGEKPFSCSECEKRFQYKSYLVRHERIHTGKLNCHVQDVSSNCTENVPLLLD
- the LOC120999536 gene encoding zinc finger protein OZF-like isoform X7, yielding MKLSRCGSIMSFEQIRLGSTPELLNPGKDPNNIKAEETYVRSDEQIIEDILAVNHPDYCTRSSEEHLISSDFKTDVCFVTEDKPEEHAIVSDVFSAFHSKDLSSDPLDEFRYPDSLQTVKLNKSHRRSVQRQRTHTGEKAFSCSECGKCFNRKSILVMHQRIHTGEKPFSCSECEKRFICKSDLVKHQRTHTGEKPFSCSQCGKSFSRKSHVVMHQRTHTGEKPFSCSECGKCFKTKSHVVMHKEVHKEEKPFSCSECGKYFKRKSHFVRHQKFHKGEKPFSCSECGKGFNQKSDLIIHQRIHTGEKPFLCSECGKSFTQKADLGRHQIIHTGVRAFSCSECEKSFSYKSDLVKHQRIHTGEKPFSCSVCEKTFSRKSHLVMHEIIHIGEKPFSCLECGRCFKRKSYLVKHEKFHKREKPFLCSECGKCFNLKSDLVKHQKIHTGEKPFSCSECEKRFQYKSYLVRHERIHTGKLNCHVQDVSSNCTENVPLLLD